The region TTCGAGAAGTCGCGGATATACTTGCGCTGGTTCAGGATCTCGTCGTTAAACAAATCCATAAAGGGCAGCAGGCGCTCGGTTATGTCACCGTCCGAAAGGCCGTGCAGGTCGGCAATGAACTTGAAATACTCTTCTGCCGTGAGGTAGTCGATCAGGAAGCCCTCGTCCAGGTGAGAGCCAGTGTATGTTTTCCAGTCTTCCTGCTGCGCCACGTTAATGCCTTTGGAGAACACTTCGCCCTTGCTAGGCCGGATCAGGTCCAATATCAGGCGGAACAGCGTTGTTTTACCGGCACCGTTGTTGCCCACCAAACCAATCGCCTCGCCGGCATGTATCGTCAGCTCCGGTATGTTAACTACCACCGTGCCGTTGTATACTTTCTGTAAATCCTTTATCGTTAGCATATCTTTTGTTTTTAAACGCTCCTATTCAGACTGGCGGAAACCCGTGGCCA is a window of Pontibacter kalidii DNA encoding:
- a CDS encoding ABC transporter ATP-binding protein; this encodes MLTIKDLQKVYNGTVVVNIPELTIHAGEAIGLVGNNGAGKTTLFRLILDLIRPSKGEVFSKGINVAQQEDWKTYTGSHLDEGFLIDYLTAEEYFKFIADLHGLSDGDITERLLPFMDLFNDEILNQRKYIRDFSKGNQKKIGIAAAALSNPELLILDEPFANLDPSSQIRLKNLLRTLREQKRMTMLISSHDLSHVIEVCERILILEKGQLVQDMQTNENTLRELETYFTV